In the genome of Deinococcus deserti VCD115, one region contains:
- a CDS encoding TonB-dependent receptor, giving the protein MRNFTSLATSVTALLAAGSVSGAQEVSTSLPLTSIGDALMWTAGDQSLLLEVPVGNRVRLELYSPRLNPADSRSDRYYGDEQYAAAPDLRTTFTLLRADGTEVLARTFAPGAHEWDILFDQTLPAGKYVLRSVTHGAGKNTFAVRLAGVSAAMSAERLTVNIHSRDWVPALSVTTDGQGYALRMYDGDGPTELEARLRDAQGHVYPLTVSRDLSHSDLPIPAAPGTYTVELRQAPGARQFSNAVGFALSRQGTPRPITVARVDQTGQLRVSAELLLPGRTLPAEADLLLGGSPVHVNGTQTQPTAAGTFMLTPAAVPGAKVTAPASVTVPRGGVGEARVQVQPQVALSLQADKAAVCLGDTVTLTARATTAYAGSLPLDLSLDVPAGVQTQGQTRLEAPLSAAQPGELLVSATATQAGPLTFTARLAPWAQAQTVRVNVLPVRTSLQLARMPLPDTAVGEEVRVGLTVTNTAAEPAPFTLRDQAGEGLQALEPARFEGTLAAGETRTLSYRARVVHSGQTGLTATLSTPGCAVPQLVSGEVLGVNPASVPAAPAATESGATGETSDSPVVVRSSVITMPFDAPGGSIDLVIAHTLPTGAELVVGSSQLDGQTLPDPRRGAGGTLYWMVPTTVDRQGVTRGVVTYEVRHESPLGTLDAPSLLSRFPGDRHEPIAGRVDLKDLAAAQSLTQPSQVTENEGAIKLPLQGSVVRVRDRVSIVVEAPLGAAAPALSVNGLLVSPDRVGQTTEDPGRGVVRLTYVGVPVQPGPNLIQFGDARVTVQRAGPTARVEVTPVSLMADGSTPLRLRIRTLDAFGNLSNPGTVTVRTNLETRAADASNEVGYQVRLSDGEGLVELQPQSSPTTLNLDVVLGENVKRYSYEVKPDAHRVGVGLISATAGLDGSFSVQDDVSWQARATYEGPLAGGKLYIAADKDGLPTDRNTLRRYASYGDNSIENVPLQGIDPVALTYDHPNFRVQYRQSALPISVLPVGEQLTALTAYSKTNPLVSAFVAALPSDRISGERLTLQGNRLLRLARGNIAEGSETLELLTLERTTGKELSRVTLVRNADYQLDPTTGIVTLARALDPLDAQLNDVAVLASYRLANAADQRKLAYGAQAKYTGQDFTVGVAAVRLDDQLTFGARATYDNGTTRADGLLAVSGGVQLSADVSTRFGQNTLNAKVRYQDESYAGLAPLTPGLSGSASFVAPLTTSLRAAVDAEYHAPAGAESGGSLTARADYRLAPFSVGAGLRYAFGDSQGLGAVLGAGYHQGPVDVDVSHTQPLSGNLKPETSVTTRYRLSNSLSLGFTDKITWGLGHAAAVTLDSAVGNVNYAAAYELPGASGQGNRARFGVSTSLPLTENLTAGLRASATYTVSSGQFDAGAGVDLHHKGDGYVTTTGTDVTYGAQGFGVVMRAGIAGNLSENLNLTADGLVEFGAGKNGQRAAVGYAYRSRNFNSLGTVRFVNGTLAGGQPELSSNVSAEYRQSNYAVRGALDTRMLLLDRASLTAQASFSGTYYLTDRLGLGAWGRMITQPATQTTEYGYGLEASFRALPGTWVTAGYNPVGFSGIGTSATYTKKGAYVRLDLTLDETLGGDR; this is encoded by the coding sequence ATGCGCAACTTCACTTCTCTGGCCACCTCAGTGACGGCGCTCCTGGCTGCTGGAAGTGTGTCCGGCGCGCAGGAAGTCAGCACCAGCCTTCCCCTGACCAGTATCGGTGACGCCCTGATGTGGACGGCCGGCGATCAGAGCCTGCTGCTGGAGGTGCCGGTCGGGAACCGGGTGCGGCTGGAGCTGTACAGCCCCCGTCTCAACCCGGCCGACTCCCGAAGTGACCGTTACTACGGCGACGAGCAGTACGCTGCTGCGCCGGACCTGCGCACCACATTTACGCTGCTGCGTGCCGACGGCACCGAGGTGCTCGCGCGGACTTTCGCGCCCGGCGCCCATGAATGGGACATCCTGTTCGATCAGACCCTGCCCGCCGGCAAGTACGTCCTGCGCTCGGTGACGCATGGAGCGGGGAAAAACACGTTCGCCGTGCGTCTGGCAGGTGTCAGCGCGGCCATGAGCGCTGAGCGCCTGACCGTCAATATCCACTCGCGCGACTGGGTGCCCGCGCTGAGCGTGACCACCGATGGTCAGGGTTACGCCCTGCGCATGTACGACGGCGACGGTCCTACCGAACTCGAGGCCCGGCTGCGAGACGCCCAGGGGCACGTCTATCCTCTGACCGTCAGCCGTGACCTGAGTCACAGCGATCTGCCGATTCCGGCGGCCCCCGGCACCTATACGGTTGAGCTGCGTCAGGCGCCCGGCGCGCGCCAGTTCAGCAACGCGGTGGGTTTTGCGCTGTCACGTCAAGGAACGCCGAGACCCATCACGGTGGCGCGTGTGGATCAGACCGGCCAGCTGCGCGTCAGTGCCGAACTGTTGCTGCCCGGCCGCACCCTGCCTGCTGAGGCCGACCTGCTGCTGGGCGGCAGCCCGGTACACGTGAACGGCACCCAGACACAGCCCACTGCTGCGGGCACCTTTATGCTCACTCCTGCTGCGGTACCCGGCGCAAAGGTGACGGCTCCAGCCAGCGTCACCGTGCCGCGGGGCGGCGTCGGTGAGGCGCGCGTGCAGGTTCAGCCTCAGGTGGCCCTGTCACTTCAGGCCGACAAGGCCGCCGTATGTCTGGGCGACACCGTAACCCTGACCGCCCGGGCCACCACTGCTTACGCTGGAAGCCTTCCGCTGGACCTGAGCCTGGACGTGCCGGCGGGCGTACAGACCCAGGGTCAGACCCGTCTGGAGGCGCCGCTGAGTGCCGCTCAGCCCGGCGAACTGCTGGTGAGTGCCACGGCTACCCAGGCCGGACCGCTGACGTTCACTGCCCGGCTGGCTCCCTGGGCCCAGGCCCAGACCGTTCGGGTGAACGTTCTGCCTGTTCGCACCAGCCTGCAACTGGCCCGGATGCCACTGCCAGATACGGCGGTAGGTGAAGAGGTGAGAGTCGGGCTGACTGTGACCAACACGGCTGCCGAACCTGCCCCCTTTACCCTGCGTGATCAGGCAGGGGAAGGACTTCAGGCACTGGAACCCGCCCGCTTCGAAGGCACCCTGGCAGCCGGCGAGACCCGGACCCTGAGCTACCGGGCCCGCGTGGTGCACAGCGGCCAGACCGGCCTGACCGCTACCCTGAGCACGCCAGGCTGTGCTGTGCCACAACTGGTGTCCGGCGAAGTTCTGGGGGTCAATCCGGCGTCCGTTCCAGCGGCGCCAGCCGCCACGGAGTCCGGTGCTACAGGGGAAACTTCAGACAGCCCCGTTGTCGTGCGCAGCAGCGTCATAACCATGCCTTTCGATGCGCCGGGCGGATCCATTGACCTGGTGATTGCCCATACCCTGCCCACAGGGGCCGAACTCGTGGTCGGCAGCAGTCAGCTGGATGGCCAGACGCTCCCCGATCCCAGACGTGGTGCGGGCGGCACGCTGTACTGGATGGTCCCGACCACAGTGGACCGCCAGGGCGTCACGCGGGGTGTGGTGACCTACGAGGTGCGGCATGAGTCGCCGCTGGGCACCCTGGATGCACCGTCGCTGCTGTCACGTTTCCCCGGAGACCGCCACGAACCCATTGCCGGCAGGGTAGACCTCAAAGATCTCGCTGCTGCGCAGTCGCTGACCCAGCCCTCGCAGGTCACGGAGAACGAGGGAGCCATCAAGCTGCCTCTGCAAGGCAGCGTCGTTCGCGTGCGTGACCGCGTCAGCATTGTGGTTGAAGCGCCGCTGGGGGCTGCCGCACCTGCCCTGAGTGTCAATGGTCTGCTGGTCAGCCCTGACCGCGTTGGCCAGACGACAGAAGACCCGGGACGGGGTGTGGTGCGCCTGACCTATGTCGGTGTTCCGGTGCAGCCAGGGCCCAACCTGATCCAGTTCGGAGACGCCCGTGTGACCGTGCAGCGCGCCGGCCCGACTGCCCGCGTGGAGGTCACGCCGGTCAGCCTGATGGCGGACGGCAGTACCCCGCTGCGTCTGAGAATCCGTACGCTGGACGCCTTTGGTAACCTCAGCAACCCGGGCACCGTGACGGTGCGCACCAACCTGGAAACGCGCGCAGCAGACGCCAGCAATGAGGTTGGCTATCAGGTGCGTCTGAGCGACGGCGAAGGGCTTGTGGAACTGCAGCCGCAGTCGTCTCCAACCACCCTGAACCTTGATGTGGTGCTGGGTGAGAATGTCAAACGCTACAGCTACGAAGTCAAGCCTGACGCCCACCGCGTAGGCGTAGGCCTGATCAGCGCCACCGCAGGCCTGGACGGCAGTTTCAGCGTGCAGGATGACGTGAGCTGGCAGGCCCGCGCCACCTATGAGGGTCCGCTGGCTGGCGGCAAGCTGTACATTGCTGCCGACAAGGACGGCCTGCCCACCGACCGCAATACCCTGCGGCGCTACGCGAGCTACGGTGACAACAGCATCGAGAACGTGCCGCTCCAGGGGATTGATCCAGTCGCACTGACTTACGATCACCCGAACTTCCGCGTGCAGTACCGTCAATCGGCGTTGCCCATCAGTGTGCTGCCGGTGGGAGAACAGCTCACCGCACTGACCGCCTACAGCAAGACCAATCCCCTGGTGTCGGCGTTCGTGGCGGCGCTGCCCAGCGACCGCATCAGCGGCGAGCGCCTGACGCTACAGGGAAACCGCCTGCTGCGTCTGGCTCGCGGCAATATCGCCGAGGGCAGCGAAACCCTGGAACTGCTCACGCTGGAGCGCACCACAGGCAAAGAACTGAGCCGCGTTACCCTGGTTCGCAACGCCGATTACCAGCTGGACCCCACCACCGGTATCGTCACGCTGGCCCGCGCGCTTGATCCCCTTGACGCCCAACTTAACGATGTTGCCGTGCTGGCCTCTTACCGGCTGGCCAACGCTGCAGATCAGCGCAAGCTGGCTTACGGGGCACAGGCGAAATACACCGGTCAGGATTTCACTGTAGGCGTGGCTGCTGTGCGTCTCGATGACCAGCTGACCTTTGGCGCGCGGGCCACCTACGACAACGGCACCACCAGGGCCGATGGCCTGCTGGCCGTGTCGGGCGGCGTGCAGCTCAGCGCTGACGTCAGCACCCGCTTCGGCCAGAACACCCTGAATGCCAAAGTGCGCTACCAGGATGAGAGCTACGCCGGGCTGGCTCCTCTTACTCCCGGCCTGAGTGGCAGTGCCAGCTTCGTGGCGCCTCTTACGACCAGTCTGCGTGCGGCTGTGGACGCCGAATATCACGCGCCCGCTGGCGCAGAAAGCGGCGGCAGCTTGACGGCCCGGGCCGATTACCGTCTGGCACCCTTCAGCGTGGGCGCCGGGCTACGTTACGCCTTTGGCGACAGCCAGGGCCTGGGCGCGGTGCTGGGCGCGGGCTACCACCAGGGCCCGGTCGATGTGGACGTAAGCCACACCCAGCCCCTGAGCGGCAACCTGAAACCCGAGACCAGCGTGACCACGCGCTACCGCCTGAGCAACAGCCTGTCTCTGGGGTTTACCGACAAGATCACCTGGGGCCTGGGTCACGCCGCTGCTGTAACGCTCGACAGCGCCGTCGGCAACGTGAACTACGCGGCCGCATACGAGCTGCCCGGTGCCAGCGGCCAGGGCAACCGTGCCCGCTTCGGTGTCAGCACCAGCCTGCCCCTGACCGAAAATCTGACGGCCGGCCTTCGCGCCAGCGCCACATACACGGTCAGCAGCGGCCAGTTCGACGCCGGCGCAGGGGTGGACCTTCATCACAAGGGCGACGGCTACGTCACCACCACTGGTACCGACGTGACCTATGGCGCTCAGGGATTCGGTGTCGTGATGCGCGCCGGCATCGCTGGCAACCTCAGCGAAAACCTCAACCTGACAGCCGACGGTCTGGTGGAGTTCGGTGCCGGCAAGAACGGACAGCGGGCCGCGGTGGGTTACGCCTATCGCAGCCGAAACTTCAACAGCCTGGGGACGGTGCGTTTCGTCAACGGCACCCTGGCAGGCGGCCAGCCCGAACTGAGCAGCAACGTGAGTGCCGAGTACCGCCAGAGCAACTACGCCGTGCGCGGTGCGCTCGATACCCGCATGCTGCTGCTTGACCGGGCCAGCTTGACCGCCCAGGCGTCGTTCAGCGGGACGTACTACCTGACGGACCGGCTGGGCCTGGGCGCCTGGGGCCGCATGATCACCCAGCCGGCTACGCAGACCACCGAGTACGGCTACGGCCTGGAGGCGTCATTCCGCGCGCTGCCCGGTACCTGGGTAACGGCCGGCTACAATCCCGTGGGCTTTAGCGGCATCGGCACGAGCGCGACCTACACGAAAAAGGGCGCTTACGTGCGCCTGGACCTGACATTGGACGAGACGCTGGGAGGAGACAGGTGA
- a CDS encoding DUF6923 family protein, whose amino-acid sequence MSFFGALRAMFTAPHLALQGAVRTLCFLLFSVVMSVASAQLTVTSTTGSIFPYDSNKCATTQGPRAMYIGYTFTATTNQTNLKATLTTSGAGFGLAGRQGAEQYLGSLAAGASRTLFWYVTYPCVDQASGTMTVTIQNDATNALVQTYTGTYATSSMLSANAGADPRLIVNVAGAVVGQIISRQVTFKVGNIGSNNTLLVEPAGNLDFDASCLQLIGTKVESVNLVTGVTPGTQNILHFSGVSSGGGQNNEVVMTYDFLYTGLCASEIKALPFSYSGSGTQIKYMMSAGTDPATYFTFPASTNALTISKQVEAGTGGGTPASSTELLNGGTVTYTVTIRNSSAYTANLGKITDVLPVSPGAVTYVGIASGSGVTAANSMITPAPNTSSATQPTLVFRPLTTTSYQIAPNSSLILKYTVTIPVTPGIYDNSATGGVAATTVYTTTTGTTPAKATVNNVALANLGLTKTFSPSTIIAGNTTTLTLTLNNPNAADATGVSLTDNVAATMGYPTPMLLRVTANTCGGTTSANVNTTGVLTLTGVSLPASRSCTLTVAFTPWGPPLGTATNQIPAANVSATVKGTTVTGTAASAALTVTAGNAGSGYVCTPDFFQIRQDPVTLLTNLYKLDLNNLGSGGTLQWSEGFGPALNGMAYNHKDGYFYAVNITPFNTGSPFRLYRLGRSGAVEYASLTNIPAGSSIAAATVDRNGVMYIKKLQQDSVIYRYDLVGNRTLSTLTLNASVYLWDLAINPLDNQMYGAVTPGGVYVIDPSTGAVVLRGTPAALAADNSNAVGTLFFNYTGTLYAYQNGGAFGTINTTTGAFTRTALASAAEQSDGASCAFQSPDLTLIKTASAAYMTPSTPANAPVAAVDRFITYTLTVRNIAQVPTSGAVSVADALPQGLTATSLGGTDWTCTLATLSCTRSDALVAGGSYPDITLVVRAPYTTELESNAGLRTITNSATVSGGGEANTSNNTGAANTTMVYAKLTKTVRNVSVAGAVFGTASNGRPGQTLQYCIEFVNYGGGTLSNFKVNDAFPPNTTFVPGSLIYASPATSLSGTSTPPANQPLPTGVTYAASASGVALNLGVAGLAAGGSGMVCFSSSVN is encoded by the coding sequence GTGAGCTTTTTCGGGGCGTTGCGGGCCATGTTTACCGCTCCACACCTGGCTCTTCAGGGTGCCGTGAGGACACTGTGCTTTCTGCTTTTCAGCGTCGTGATGTCGGTGGCCTCAGCTCAGCTCACCGTCACCTCGACAACGGGTTCTATTTTTCCCTACGACAGCAACAAGTGTGCGACCACTCAGGGGCCGCGGGCTATGTATATCGGCTATACCTTTACCGCGACAACCAACCAGACCAACCTGAAGGCAACCCTGACCACATCAGGAGCGGGCTTTGGTCTGGCAGGCAGGCAGGGTGCGGAACAGTATCTCGGTTCCCTGGCGGCTGGAGCGAGCAGAACGCTGTTCTGGTACGTCACCTACCCATGTGTGGACCAGGCCTCCGGGACCATGACAGTAACGATCCAGAACGATGCGACCAATGCATTGGTGCAGACGTACACCGGAACCTATGCGACCAGCAGCATGCTCAGCGCGAACGCTGGAGCAGATCCCAGGCTGATTGTGAATGTCGCTGGCGCCGTGGTGGGCCAGATCATTTCTCGTCAGGTGACCTTCAAAGTGGGCAATATCGGTTCAAACAACACTCTTCTGGTGGAGCCGGCAGGCAATCTGGACTTCGATGCCTCCTGTCTTCAGCTGATTGGCACCAAGGTAGAGAGTGTGAATCTCGTCACTGGCGTCACTCCCGGAACACAAAACATCCTGCACTTTTCAGGTGTGTCGAGTGGCGGCGGGCAGAACAACGAAGTGGTGATGACTTACGACTTTCTGTATACCGGCCTGTGTGCCTCTGAGATCAAAGCGCTGCCCTTCTCCTACTCGGGCAGCGGCACACAGATCAAGTACATGATGAGCGCCGGGACTGATCCGGCCACGTATTTCACCTTTCCCGCCTCAACGAATGCTCTGACCATTTCTAAGCAGGTAGAGGCCGGAACCGGAGGCGGAACGCCAGCATCTTCGACTGAACTGCTCAATGGTGGGACAGTCACCTACACGGTCACCATCAGAAACTCGTCGGCATACACTGCCAACCTCGGCAAGATCACGGATGTGCTTCCGGTTTCTCCCGGCGCTGTGACGTATGTAGGCATTGCTTCAGGCAGCGGAGTAACCGCGGCAAACTCCATGATTACTCCGGCGCCCAATACGTCAAGCGCTACCCAGCCGACCCTGGTGTTCCGGCCCTTGACCACGACCTCCTACCAGATCGCCCCGAATTCCAGCCTGATTCTTAAATACACCGTGACGATCCCGGTCACGCCAGGGATCTATGACAATTCAGCTACGGGTGGTGTGGCCGCTACCACGGTCTACACGACGACAACAGGAACCACGCCAGCCAAGGCAACCGTCAACAACGTCGCGCTGGCCAATCTGGGCCTGACCAAGACCTTTTCGCCCAGCACCATCATTGCCGGCAACACCACCACCTTGACGCTTACACTCAACAACCCCAACGCTGCCGACGCTACTGGTGTCAGCCTCACAGATAACGTGGCCGCCACCATGGGCTATCCCACGCCGATGCTGCTGCGCGTAACGGCAAATACCTGCGGGGGCACGACCTCGGCCAACGTGAACACCACCGGCGTCCTGACCCTGACTGGCGTGTCTCTGCCCGCCAGCCGGTCCTGCACTCTTACCGTGGCATTTACGCCCTGGGGTCCACCCCTGGGTACGGCCACCAACCAGATTCCGGCGGCCAACGTCAGCGCTACCGTGAAAGGAACCACGGTAACGGGCACAGCGGCCAGTGCGGCGCTGACAGTCACTGCTGGAAATGCAGGCAGCGGATATGTCTGTACGCCCGACTTTTTCCAGATTCGTCAGGATCCTGTGACGCTGCTGACCAACCTGTACAAGCTCGACTTGAATAATCTGGGGAGTGGTGGAACGCTGCAATGGTCAGAGGGCTTTGGCCCTGCCCTGAACGGAATGGCCTACAACCACAAAGACGGCTACTTCTATGCAGTCAACATCACACCATTCAACACGGGCTCGCCGTTCCGGCTCTACCGCCTGGGCCGGTCAGGTGCCGTGGAATATGCCAGCTTGACCAATATTCCTGCTGGCTCCAGCATCGCGGCGGCCACCGTGGACCGCAACGGAGTGATGTACATCAAGAAGCTTCAGCAGGACAGCGTGATCTACCGCTATGACCTTGTTGGAAACCGTACCCTGAGCACTCTGACCCTCAATGCCAGCGTGTACCTGTGGGACCTCGCTATCAATCCGTTGGACAATCAGATGTACGGTGCGGTGACACCGGGTGGGGTGTACGTCATTGATCCCTCGACCGGTGCAGTGGTGCTGCGCGGCACTCCCGCCGCTCTGGCAGCAGACAACTCCAACGCTGTAGGCACGCTGTTTTTCAATTATACCGGTACCCTGTATGCCTATCAGAACGGTGGCGCCTTTGGCACCATCAACACGACGACTGGAGCCTTTACCAGAACCGCTCTGGCCTCGGCTGCAGAACAGTCCGACGGCGCTTCGTGTGCCTTCCAGTCGCCGGACCTGACCCTGATCAAAACTGCCTCGGCTGCCTACATGACCCCGAGCACGCCAGCGAATGCGCCTGTGGCTGCGGTGGACAGATTCATTACTTACACCCTGACTGTCAGGAACATCGCTCAGGTTCCTACTTCGGGAGCAGTAAGTGTGGCAGATGCCCTGCCTCAAGGTTTGACGGCGACCAGCCTTGGCGGCACCGACTGGACCTGCACCCTGGCCACCCTGTCCTGCACGCGCAGTGACGCTCTTGTTGCAGGGGGCAGCTATCCGGACATCACGTTGGTCGTCCGCGCGCCATACACCACCGAGCTGGAGTCGAACGCTGGCCTGCGCACCATCACCAATTCGGCCACGGTCAGCGGGGGCGGCGAGGCCAACACGTCCAACAATACGGGCGCTGCGAACACCACCATGGTCTATGCCAAGCTGACGAAAACCGTGCGCAATGTGTCGGTAGCAGGCGCCGTGTTCGGCACCGCAAGCAATGGCAGACCGGGTCAGACCCTGCAGTACTGCATCGAGTTCGTGAATTACGGGGGCGGCACGCTCAGCAACTTCAAGGTCAACGACGCCTTTCCCCCGAACACCACGTTCGTGCCCGGCTCCCTGATCTACGCCTCACCTGCCACCAGCCTGAGCGGCACGTCGACTCCGCCGGCCAACCAGCCCCTGCCCACGGGCGTGACGTATGCGGCCTCGGCCTCGGGTGTGGCGCTGAACCTGGGGGTCGCGGGTCTGGCTGCCGGTGGTTCAGGAATGGTCTGCTTCAGCAGCTCCGTGAACTGA
- a CDS encoding DEAD/DEAH box helicase encodes MPARSPYAHLEGFLRDTLGGGATRLYEEEAQAAQTLPVESLDWSPAVQRGFGFPSVYSHQAQTYRLMREGQNVIVTTPTASGKTGAFFPAVFDRLERDPQATALFVYPLVALGQDQRDKLKTFRDRGGFDWEIGAFQGAAQAGEVFKGGVRMVTATPDKLHWALTQPRMRTFLSKLSFLVLDEAHTYRGGFGSEVAGMLRRLLRLARALGANPQVVLSTATIGNPAEFARELTGVDAVEVSESGAARHGKRYVLADHRGQPRRFWNAVMDASSRYNLKVLAFFRGRSRAARLYGTYRAQPQYASRAHLYMAGTSDREGRLSEFRRTQSGVMFATNALEAGVDIGDLEVVIIDGYPGSRMAFRQMAGRAGRVAPGLVLYLPALNEQGVPQPADAFYSNSGNFLELLTGPIEKAVVEAQNPYLLPRHQSRETEEFRLAGLPDPYPDTPGTQQRYWNLRGEGSAKFAVVEHAEWERLGARSLEAPLESPSQHYALTEKHEGAVFTLDGQGYKVARWEAHPAGTAIIVEKYDAASLFTRGLYSIEVTPLRMGAWEKRGPLAFRHGEVVIRRRYTGYQMRRQVFERVCVGCDREPGPTERTCVKCSGRIQDRMQDHKLSEHLYDQPVELPPFRTGALEVGVDARATERPGAVAHTIKHLLQKVTPERIACDDNDLAGAFREGRDDYFFLYDDWLGGLGVSRRAYEQFDDLLRRALDLSIKTCCKNAEGCYECIAVSRCYAPHLASGERRPTDKHATRLFLETLLGVQPRAAEGAGDSVLPDEAPDLPASWPLQARELLDLHGLSLPEVSARLGIPSRELQRAVTSTQPLRLLHARFGEGVFMQGFHQGERREVLVYFPGIGQKRLLLQHAGLKVVEPREAQPAG; translated from the coding sequence ATGCCCGCCCGCTCTCCTTACGCGCACCTGGAGGGCTTTTTGCGTGACACGCTGGGCGGCGGTGCCACGCGCCTGTATGAGGAAGAGGCCCAGGCCGCGCAGACGCTGCCGGTCGAATCTCTGGACTGGTCACCAGCAGTCCAGCGCGGGTTCGGGTTTCCCAGCGTGTACTCGCATCAGGCGCAGACCTACCGGCTGATGCGTGAGGGCCAGAACGTGATTGTCACGACGCCCACGGCCAGCGGCAAGACCGGGGCTTTTTTCCCGGCGGTGTTTGACCGGCTGGAGCGTGATCCGCAGGCCACTGCGCTGTTCGTGTATCCGCTGGTGGCGCTGGGACAGGACCAGCGTGACAAGCTGAAAACCTTCCGCGACCGTGGAGGCTTTGACTGGGAAATCGGTGCTTTTCAGGGGGCGGCCCAGGCCGGTGAGGTTTTCAAAGGCGGCGTGCGGATGGTCACCGCCACGCCCGACAAGCTGCACTGGGCCCTGACCCAGCCGCGGATGCGCACCTTCCTGTCGAAGCTGTCGTTTCTCGTGCTGGACGAGGCACACACCTACCGGGGTGGTTTCGGCTCGGAAGTGGCGGGCATGCTGCGGCGCCTGCTGAGGTTGGCCCGGGCACTGGGAGCCAACCCTCAGGTCGTACTGAGCACGGCCACCATCGGCAATCCGGCGGAGTTCGCGCGGGAACTGACCGGTGTAGACGCGGTGGAAGTGAGCGAGTCCGGCGCTGCCCGGCACGGCAAGCGCTACGTGCTGGCGGATCACCGCGGTCAGCCGCGCCGTTTCTGGAATGCCGTGATGGACGCCAGCAGCCGGTACAACCTGAAGGTGCTGGCTTTTTTCCGGGGCCGCTCCCGCGCCGCGCGGCTGTACGGCACCTACCGCGCCCAGCCGCAGTACGCCAGCCGCGCGCACCTGTACATGGCCGGCACCAGTGACCGCGAGGGCCGCCTGAGCGAGTTCCGCCGCACCCAGAGCGGTGTCATGTTCGCCACCAACGCCCTGGAAGCCGGCGTGGATATCGGGGACCTGGAAGTGGTGATCATCGACGGTTACCCAGGCAGCCGCATGGCCTTCCGGCAGATGGCGGGCCGCGCCGGGCGGGTGGCGCCGGGGCTGGTGCTGTACCTCCCGGCCCTGAACGAGCAGGGGGTGCCGCAGCCGGCCGATGCCTTTTACAGCAACTCGGGCAACTTCCTGGAACTGCTGACCGGACCTATTGAAAAGGCGGTGGTGGAGGCTCAGAATCCTTACCTCCTGCCGCGTCACCAGTCGCGTGAGACCGAGGAATTCCGCCTGGCCGGGCTGCCTGATCCGTACCCGGACACGCCCGGAACCCAGCAACGCTACTGGAATCTGCGCGGCGAGGGCAGCGCGAAATTTGCAGTGGTGGAGCATGCCGAGTGGGAGCGCCTGGGCGCGCGCAGCCTGGAAGCCCCCCTCGAATCTCCCAGTCAGCATTACGCGCTGACTGAAAAGCACGAGGGAGCCGTCTTCACGCTGGACGGGCAGGGATACAAGGTGGCGCGCTGGGAAGCCCACCCGGCCGGTACCGCCATCATCGTGGAGAAATATGACGCGGCCAGCCTGTTTACTCGTGGCCTGTACAGCATTGAGGTCACGCCGCTGCGCATGGGCGCCTGGGAGAAACGCGGACCACTGGCGTTCCGGCACGGCGAGGTCGTGATCCGCCGCCGGTACACCGGCTATCAGATGCGCCGGCAGGTCTTCGAGCGCGTGTGCGTGGGCTGCGACCGCGAGCCCGGCCCTACCGAGCGCACCTGTGTGAAATGCAGCGGCCGCATTCAGGACCGCATGCAGGACCATAAGCTCTCCGAGCACCTCTACGATCAGCCGGTCGAGCTGCCTCCCTTCCGCACGGGGGCCCTGGAGGTCGGGGTGGACGCCCGCGCCACCGAGCGCCCGGGGGCGGTGGCCCATACCATCAAGCATCTTCTGCAGAAAGTCACGCCCGAACGCATTGCCTGCGACGACAACGATCTGGCGGGCGCCTTCCGGGAAGGCCGTGACGACTATTTCTTTCTGTATGACGACTGGCTGGGCGGTCTGGGCGTCTCCCGGCGCGCCTACGAGCAATTCGACGATCTGCTGCGGCGTGCACTGGACCTGAGCATCAAGACCTGCTGCAAGAATGCCGAGGGCTGCTACGAGTGCATCGCCGTGAGCCGCTGTTATGCTCCGCATCTGGCCAGCGGGGAGCGGCGCCCCACCGACAAGCACGCCACTCGGCTGTTCCTGGAAACCCTGCTGGGTGTGCAGCCCAGGGCCGCCGAAGGTGCTGGGGACTCGGTCCTGCCTGACGAGGCGCCCGACCTGCCTGCGTCCTGGCCGCTTCAGGCGCGCGAACTGCTGGATCTGCATGGTCTGTCACTGCCGGAAGTCAGCGCCCGCCTGGGCATTCCCAGCCGCGAGCTGCAGCGTGCGGTGACCAGCACCCAGCCGCTGCGTCTGCTGCATGCGCGCTTCGGAGAAGGGGTGTTTATGCAGGGTTTTCATCAAGGCGAGCGCCGGGAGGTGCTGGTCTACTTTCCCGGCATCGGGCAAAAGCGCCTGCTGCTCCAGCACGCTGGCCTCAAGGTGGTTGAGCCCCGCGAGGCCCAGCCGGCAGGGTGA